A section of the Echeneis naucrates chromosome 12, fEcheNa1.1, whole genome shotgun sequence genome encodes:
- the inpp5ja gene encoding inositol polyphosphate 5-phosphatase K has protein sequence MRQKQISTDPCGPKVQPGPCALIRVGQGLPPQLVTQDSPLISPSEVLKKPSGLSSVQAAVTPMKATEQMQSRYSKSLTGLTSISRPRPTALATKPAPKPTRISVDSSKEIDLIPVCIPGPQSASILPHSPTESSFPLHSPQSPRSLEGVQSKLDASQPYLSPASSLPQPKPNPPTSLSSKPSLSPQSQRTPSAGSSTQSQVQPEKPGGESNDFKVYIVTWNVGSAVPPDDITSLFGPNVSDGSVDMFIIGLQEVNSMINKRLKDVLFSDQWSELCMDTLSPFGYVLVASQRMQGVLLLVFSKFCHLPFLRGVQTESTRTGLGGYWGNKGGVSARMTVFGHPVCFLNCHLPAHMRNLEQRMEDFESILQQQQFEGGTATGVLDHDVVFWFGDLNFRIEDYDIHVVKCAIDSNKLPLLWERDQLNMAKNTESILEGFTEGQLNFPPTYKFDVGTHTYDTSAKKRKPAWTDRILWRLRCTGSPVPTHNAALQRGLTSWLGGATKVTQHTYRSHMGYTISDHKPVSALFSLHFPFKVDMPLVELQVNREWCKVSDATVRFTVASTYQRSSWDWVAIYKVGFRHHKDYQAYVWAKGEHATQVTFSDEDLPRDDCEYILGYYSNNMNSIVGLSTPIQIKIPAHSPTMQRSDSSDASSEDDSTLVLLAPNSRSPSPKTGKHHHRHRRSRSPAVPSLSSNPLPSLQGLSLCPRPKESQTQNRSPCSAAKKERLVSPESLPSPSISPLSPRSPVSPGGGVTAPEALIAAIIGEHRPAQVSPTGIKQIGKAGETDTA, from the exons ATGCGGCAGAAACAAATCAGCACTGACCCTTGCGGGCCGAAAGTGCAGCCAGGACCCTGTGCATTGATAAGAGTCGGCCAAGGTTTACCACCACAGCTTGTAACGCAGGATTCGCCTCTCATCAGCCCATCAGAGGTGCTCAAGAAGCCGTCTGGGTTGAGCTCCGTCCAGGCAGCAGTTACACCCATGAAAGCAACAGAGCAAATGCAGTCAAGGTACTCAAAGTCTCTGACAGGACTGACGAGCATAAGCCGGCCAAGACCGACAGCTCTTGCAACTAAACCTGCTCCAAAGCCGACCAGGATCTCAGTGGACTCCTCCAAGGAGATAGATTTGATCCCAGTCTGCATCCCAGGACCTCAGAGTGCCAGCATCCTCCCACATTCCCCAACAGAGTCCTCATTTCCCCTTCACAGTCCCCAGAGCCCCCGCAGCCTAGAGGGGGTTCAATCCAAACTTGACGCCAGCCAGCCTTACCTGAGTCCCGCTTCCAGTCTGCCCCAGCCCAAACCAAACCCACCTACAAGCCTCAGCTCCAAGCCCAGCCTCAGCCCTCAGTCGCAGAGGACTCCCTCAGCTGGGAGCTCAACACAGAGTCAAGTGCAGCCGGAGAAGCCGGGGGGAGAGAGTAATGACTTCAA gGTGTATATTGTCACATGGAACGTGGGATCGGCTGTTCCTCCAGATGACATCACTTCTCTGTTCGGACCAAATGTTTCAGACGGGAGCGTAGACATGTTCATAATCGG ACTTCAGGAGGTCAACTCCATGATAAACAAGAGGCTGAAGGACGTTCTCTTTTCAGACCAGTGGAGTGAACTATGCATGGACACACTCAGTCCTTTTGGATATGTTCTG GTGGCATCCCAGCGAATGCAGGgcgtgctgctgctggttttctcAAAATTCTGCCATCTCCCATTCCTCAGAGGTGTGCAGACAGAGAGTACGCGCACAGGGCTTGGGGGATATTGG GGGAATAAAGGGGGCGTCAGTGCGAGGATGACAGTGTTTGGCCATCCTGTCTGCTTTCTCAACTGTCATCTGCCAGCTCACATGAGGAACCTGGAGCAGCGGATGGAGGACTTTGAAAgcatcctgcagcagcagcagtttgaggGAGGGACGGCCACCGGTGTCCTGGACCACGA TGTGGTGTTTTGGTTTGGAGATTTAAATTTCCGTATAGAAGACTATGACATCCATGTGGTGAAATGTGCCATTGACAGCAACAAGCTGCCACTTCTGTGGGAGAGGGATCAG CTAAACATGGCTAAAAATACTGAGTCCATCCTGGAGGGTTTCACTGAAGGACAACTCAATTTCCCACCTACTTATAAATTTGATGTGGGCACTCATACATACGACACCAG CGCTAAGAAGCGGAAACCTGCCTGGACAGATCGCATCCTCTGGCGCCTTCGATGTACTGGCTCCCCTGTCCCTACCCACAATGCAGCACTTCAGCGGGGTCTAACCTCATGGTTGGGTGGGGCAACTAAAgtgacacaacacacataccGAAGTCACATGGGTTACACCATCAGTGACCACAAGCCAGTTTCTGCCTTGTTCTCCCTTCAC tttccATTCAAAGTTGATATGCCCCTCGTGGAGCTGCAAGTAAACAGAGAGTGGTGTAAAGTCTCAGATGCAACGGTCAGGTTCACTGTCGCATCCACTTACCAACGCAGTTCTTGGGACTGGGTTGCAATATACAAG GTTGGATTCAGACATCACAAAGATTACCAGGCGTATGTGTGGGCCAAAGGAGAGCACGCAACACAG GTGACATTTTCAGATGAAGACTTGCCAAGAGATGATTGCGAATACATCCTGGGTTACTACAGCAACAATATGAACAGTATTGTTGGACTGTCAACACCCATTCAG ATCAAGATACCAGCCCACAGCCCCACAATGCAACGCTCTGACAGCTCTGATGCCAGCTCAGAAGATGACAGTACTCTTGTCCTGCTGGCTCCAAACTCCCGTAGCCCGAGCCCTAAAACTGGAAAACATCATCACCGCCACCGGCGTAGCCGCAGCCCTGCAGtcccttctctttcttccaaccccctcccctccctacAGGGCCTCAGCCTCTGTCCTCGCCCTAAAGAAAGCCAGACACAGAACCGCTCGCCATGCTCTGCTGCTAAGAAGGAAAGGCTGGTCTCCCCTGAGTCTTTGCCGTCGCCCTCCATCAGCCCGCTCAGTCCTCGCAGCCCCGTGTCCCCGGGTGGTGGTGTGACAGCACCAGAAGCACTGATCGCTGCCATCATAGGTGAACACAGACCAGCTCAGGTTAGCCCCACAGGGATCAAACAGATAGGCAAGGCAGGGGAAACAGACACTGCATAG
- the smtna gene encoding smoothelin isoform X1 has translation MEVKTDGGAASVTSEELAAIEDEEVLNKMLDNAENFEERRIIRAALRDLLKKKRDKREQDRGARQQDLKQQVLSKGGTTSAGVNIGRASMNQQTSINRSTGQSSPSASTPFTRTTGRKASPAAVSAEQCPSSVPNAKNVKQMLLDWCRAKTEPYEGVDIQNFSSSWKDGIAFCALVHRFFPDAFEYSILNPNAPKENFQLAFSTAERLAGCPPLLDADDLVRMKEPDWKCVYTYIQEFYRCLVEKGLVKTKKRQ, from the exons ATGGAGGTAAAAACTGATGGTGGAGCAGCTTCTGTTACCAGCGAAGAACTGGCTGCAATTGAGGATGAGGAGGTTCTCAACAAGATG cTGGACAATGCCGAAAATTTTGAAGAGAGACGAATTATTCGTGCTGCATTAAGGGACTTGCTCAAGAAAAAGAGAG ATAAACGGGAGCAGGACCGAGGAGCAAGGCAGCAGGACTTGAAACAGCAGGTTCTGAGCAAAGGAGGGACAACAAGTGCAGGTGTTAACATAGGCAGAGCGTCCATGAACCAGCAGACATCAATAAACA gatCAACAGGCCAGTCCTCTCCGTCAGCCTCCACTCCCTTCACCAGGACCACAGGAAG aAAGGCCAGTCCTGCTGCAGTCTCAGCCGAGCAATGTCCTTCTTCAGTACCCAATgctaaaaatgtcaaacaaatgcTTCTGGATTGGTGTAGGGCCAAAACAGAGCCATATGAG GGGGTGGACATCCAAAACTTCTCCTCAAGTTGGAAAGATGGCATAGCCTTTTGTGCCTTGGTGCACCGGTTCTTCCCTGATGCATTCGAGTACTCCATCCTCAACCCCAATGCGCCCAAGGAAAACTTCCAGCTGGCGTTCAGCACCGCAGA GAGACTGGCAGGGTGCCCCCCTCTGCTGGACGCTGATGATTTAGTCCGGATGAAAGAGCCCGACTGGAAGTGCGTATACACTTACATCCAGGAGTTCTACCGCTGCCTGGTAGAGAAGGGCCTGGTCAAAACCAAAAAGCGGCAGTAG
- the smtna gene encoding smoothelin isoform X2 codes for MEVKTDGGAASVTSEELAAIEDEEVLNKMLDNAENFEERRIIRAALRDLLKKKRDKREQDRGARQQDLKQQVLSKGGTTSAGSTGQSSPSASTPFTRTTGRKASPAAVSAEQCPSSVPNAKNVKQMLLDWCRAKTEPYEGVDIQNFSSSWKDGIAFCALVHRFFPDAFEYSILNPNAPKENFQLAFSTAERLAGCPPLLDADDLVRMKEPDWKCVYTYIQEFYRCLVEKGLVKTKKRQ; via the exons ATGGAGGTAAAAACTGATGGTGGAGCAGCTTCTGTTACCAGCGAAGAACTGGCTGCAATTGAGGATGAGGAGGTTCTCAACAAGATG cTGGACAATGCCGAAAATTTTGAAGAGAGACGAATTATTCGTGCTGCATTAAGGGACTTGCTCAAGAAAAAGAGAG ATAAACGGGAGCAGGACCGAGGAGCAAGGCAGCAGGACTTGAAACAGCAGGTTCTGAGCAAAGGAGGGACAACAAGTGCAG gatCAACAGGCCAGTCCTCTCCGTCAGCCTCCACTCCCTTCACCAGGACCACAGGAAG aAAGGCCAGTCCTGCTGCAGTCTCAGCCGAGCAATGTCCTTCTTCAGTACCCAATgctaaaaatgtcaaacaaatgcTTCTGGATTGGTGTAGGGCCAAAACAGAGCCATATGAG GGGGTGGACATCCAAAACTTCTCCTCAAGTTGGAAAGATGGCATAGCCTTTTGTGCCTTGGTGCACCGGTTCTTCCCTGATGCATTCGAGTACTCCATCCTCAACCCCAATGCGCCCAAGGAAAACTTCCAGCTGGCGTTCAGCACCGCAGA GAGACTGGCAGGGTGCCCCCCTCTGCTGGACGCTGATGATTTAGTCCGGATGAAAGAGCCCGACTGGAAGTGCGTATACACTTACATCCAGGAGTTCTACCGCTGCCTGGTAGAGAAGGGCCTGGTCAAAACCAAAAAGCGGCAGTAG